A region from the Vicia villosa cultivar HV-30 ecotype Madison, WI linkage group LG3, Vvil1.0, whole genome shotgun sequence genome encodes:
- the LOC131662138 gene encoding ubiquitin-activating enzyme E1 1-like — translation MLPRKRHCEGVVVEEAATASFLPKKKNLIVAAGTEDSVVNSDRSLSGSSNNNNNSDTTLEQGTYVMTLGDTNPTDIDEDLHSRQLAVYGRETMRRLFGARVLVSGMQGLGAEIAKNLILAGVKSVTLHDVGTVELWDLSSNFVFSEKDVGKNRALVSVGKLQELNNAVVVQSLTSELTKEQLADFQAVVFTDVNLEKAIEFNDYCHSHQPPIAFIKTEVRGLFGSVFCDFGPEFTVFDVDGEEPHTGIVASVSNDNPALVSFVDDERLEFQDGDFVVFSEVHGMKELNDGKPRKITNARAYSFNLEEDTTNYGSYEKGGIVTQVKQQKVLNFKPLREALSDPGDFLLSDFSKFDRPPLLHLAFQALDKFISELGRFPVPGVEDDAQKLIAIASNMNDSSGDEKIDDINPKLLRQFAFGARAVLNPMSAMFGGIVGQEVVKACSGKFHPLFQFFYFDSVESLPSEPLDSDDFRAVNSRYDAQISVFGRKLQKKLEDSQVFVVGSGALGCEFLKNLALMGVSCGDQGKLTITDDDVIEKSNLSRQFLFRDWNIGQAKSTVAASAAASINPSFHIEALQNRVSAETENVFHDTFWENLGVVINALDNVNARLYVDQRCLYFQKPLLESGTLGAKCNTQMVVPHLTENYGASRDPPEKQAPMCTVHSFPHNIDHCLTWARSEFDGLLEKTPAEVNTYLSKPSEYTTAMRKAGDAQARDNLERVLDYLDKDKCETFEDCITWARLKFEDYFANRVKQLAFTFPEDAVTSTGAPFWSAPKRFPRPLQFSTSDLSHLNFVIAAAILRAETFGITIPDWVKNSRKVADAVDRVIVPDFQPKEGVKVVTDEKATSLSAASVDDAKVINDLIIKLERCRSNLAPTFRMNPIQFEKDDDTNYHMDVIAGLANMRARNYSIPEVDKLKAKFIAGRIIPAIATSTAMATGLVCLELYKVLDGGHKVEDYRNTFANLALPLFSMAEPVPPKVIKHQELSWTVWDRWSLGNNPTLREVLQWLKTKGLNAYSISCGNCLLYNSMFPRHKERLDKKIVDLGREVAKLEIPPYRRHLDVVVACEDEDDNDVDIPLVSIYFR, via the exons ATGCTTCCTAGAAAGAGACACTGCGAAGGAGTGGTTGTGGAAGAGGCAGCTACTGCTAGTTTTCTTCcgaagaagaagaatctgatTGTTGCGGCCGGGACTGAGGATTCGGTTGTGAATAGCGACCGGAGTCTAAGCGGTAgtagtaataacaacaacaatagtgACACGACTCTTGAACAAGGGACCTACGTCATGACTTTGGGAGATACTAATCCGACGGATATTGATGAGGATCTGCATAGCCGGCAGCTTGCTGTGTATGGTCGAGAAACCATGCGTAGGCTCTTTGGGGCTAGGGTTCTTGTGTCTGGGATGCAGGGTCTTGGCGCGGAGATTG CGAAGAATCTCATTCTTGCTGGTGTCAAGTCTGTTACCTTGCATGATGTGGGAACTGTTGAGCTATGGGACCTGTCTAGCAATTTTGTGTTTTCAGAGAAGGATGTTGGCAAAAACAGAGCATTGGTTTCTGTTGGTAAGTTGCAGGAGCTGAACAATGCAGTGGTTGTGCAAAGCTTGACATCTGAGCTGACAAAAGAGCAACTTGCTGATTTCCAA GCTGTTGTTTTTACCGATGTTAATCTTGAGAAAGCCATTGAGTTCAATGATTACTGTCACAGCCATCAGCCTCCTATTGCTTTTATTAAAACTGAAGTTAGAGGCCTTTTTGGTTCTGTCTTCTGTGACTTTGGGCCTGAGTTTACTGTTTTTGATGTTGATGGAGAGGAACCCCATACTGGCATAGTTGCATCTGTCAGTAATGACAATCCTGCTCTAGTATCCTTTGTTGATGACGAGAGGCTTGAGTTTCAGGATGGAGATTTTGTTGTATTCTCTGAGGTTCATGGCATGAAGGAATTGAATGACGGAAAGCCAAGGAAGATTACAAATGCTAGAGCTTATTCATTTAACCTTGAAGAAGACACCACAAATTATGGTAGCTATGAAAAAGGTGGTATTGTCACACAAGTCAAGCAACAAAAGGTATTGAACTTTAAGCCACTGAGGGAAGCACTCAGTGATCCAGGTGATTTTCTTCTGagtgatttttcaaagtttgatCGCCCACCTCTCCTTCACTTAGCATTCCAGGCTTTGGATAAGTTCATTTCTGAGCTAGGCCGCTTCCCTGTTCCTGGAGTAGAGGATGATGCTCAAAAGCTTATAGCCATTGCTAGTAATATGAATGACAGCTCAGGTGATGAGAAAATAGACGATATAAATCCAAAACTTTTGCGACAATTTGCCTTTGGGGCTAGGGCTGTACTGAACCCTATGTCTGCCATGTTTGGTGGAATTGTTGGACAAGAGGTTgtcaaagcatgctctgggaagTTTCATCCTCTTTTTCAA TTTTTCTATTTTGATTCTGTGGAATCACTTCCTTCAGAACCACTGGACTCTGATGATTTCAGAGCAGTTAATAGTCGTTATGATGCACAGATTTCAGTTTTTGGACGGAagttacaaaaaaaattagagGATTCTCAAGTGTTTGTTGTTGGCTCTGGTGCTTTGGGGTgtgaatttttgaaaaatcttGCTCTTATGGGGGTTTCTTGTGGAGATCAGGGAAAGCTAACAATTACTGATGATGATGTGATAGAAAAGAGCAATCTAAGCAGACAGTTCCTCTTTCGTGATTGGAATATTGGACAGGCCAAGTCCACAGTTGCTGCTTCAGCTGCGGCATCTATAAATCCTAGTTTTCATATTGAAGCTCTACAAAATCGTGTCAGTGCTGAAACTGAAAATGTGTTTCATGATACCTTCTGGGAAAACTTGGGTGTTGTGATAAATGCGCTGGACAATGTGAATGCAAGACTGTACGTTGATCAGAGATGCTTGTATTTCCAAAAGCCTCTTCTTGAGTCTGGGACTCTTGGAGCAAAATGCAATACCCAGATGGTCGTACCCCATCTGACAGAAAACTATGGTGCGTCAAGAGATCCTCCTGAGAAACAGGCACCAATGTGTACTGTGCACTCATTCCCACACAATATTGACCATTGCTTGACATGGGCGCGATCAGAGTTTGACGGATTGCTTGAGAAAACTCCAGCAGAAGTGAATACATATTTGTCCAAACCAAGTGAATATACTACTGCAATGAGGAAAGCTGGGGATGCTCAAGCAAGGGATAATTTGGAGCGTGTTCTTGATTACCTGGACAAGGATAAATGTGAAACTTTTGAAGATTGTATTACCTGGGCGCGGCTGAA GTTTGAAGATTATTTTGCTAACCGGGTGAAGCAGTTGGCCTTTACTTTTCCTGAAGATGCTGTAACTAGTACCGGAGCTCCTTTCTGGTCTGCACCAAAAAGATTTCCCCGTCCACTGCAGTTTTCGACCTCTGATCTGAGTCATCTAAATTTTGTGATCGCTGCTGCTATTTTACGCGCAGAAACTTTTGGTATAACAATCCCTGACTGGGTTAAGAACTCTAGGAAGGTGGCTGATGCAGTTGATAGGGTGATTGTACCTGACTTTCAGCCTAAGGAAGGTGTGAAAGTAGTGACAGACGAGAAGGCCACTAGTCTCTCCGCTGCATCTGTAGATGATGCAAAAGTTATTAATGATCTAATAATCAAGTTAGAGAGGTGCCGGTCAAATTTGGCCCCTACATTCAGGATGAATCCGATTCAGTTTGAGAAG GATGATGATACAAACTACCATATGGATGTGATTGCCGGACTTGCAAATATGAGGGCTCGGAATTACAGCATTCCCGAGGTTGACAAGCTTAAAGCCAAATTTATTGCTGGAAGAATTATTCCTGCAATTGCAACCTCAACTGCCATGGCCACTGGTCTTGTCTGCTTGGAGCTGTACAAAGTTTTGGACGGGGGCCACAAAGTTGAAGACTATAGAAATACATTTGCAAACTTAGCATTGCCTCTTTTTTCAATGGCTGAGCCAGTCCCACCAAAGGTTATTAAACATCAAGAGTTGAGTTGGACAGTTTGGGACAGATGGAGTCTGGGAAACAACCCTACCCTGAGGGAAGTTCTTCAGTGGCTGAAGACTAAAGGCTTGAATGCTTATAGTATTTCATGTGGAAATTGTTTGCTCTATAATAGCATGTTTCCAAGGCATAAAGAGCGATTAGACAAGAAGATAGTAGATCTGGGAAGGGAAGTAGCTAAGTTGGAGATCCCTCCATACCGTCGTCATTTGGATGTGGTTGTTGCATGTGAAGATGAGGATGATAATGATGTTGATATCCCTCTAGTATCCATTTATTTCCGTTAG
- the LOC131656291 gene encoding LRR repeats and ubiquitin-like domain-containing protein At2g30105, with translation MEIDDGTSRSNSNSTTITISVKFSGSTIPISISPQSTIKELKSLLLPATNVLPRGQKLIFKGKVLEDPVTLAASNLSNGSKVMLVASQGLYQGDGPVLKKAQVVPPRSRKDNHSSSSNDAKKIMVKNRSERWKVTGVVALSECNLEAIPDEVWVCGSSARVLDCNNNILRNVPVEISQLTRLEKLLLNANDLSDESINWEGLTNLKYLTVLSLNQNHLTTLPSALGSIISLRELHVSNNELVGLPDEIGHLTQLEVLKANNNRMSKISEFIGNCHSLVEVDFSSNFLSELPEKFSSFNNLKALHLSNNGMKSLPSKLFKTCLQLSTLDLHNTEITIDLLRQFEGWDDFDERRRSKHQKQIEFRVGVSRDFDEGADKN, from the exons ATGGAAATCGATGATGGAACAAGCAGATCAAATTCGAATTCAACAACCATAACCATAAGCGTGAAGTTCAGTGGATCAACTATCCCCATTTCAATCTCACCTCAATCAACCATCAAAGAGCTCAAGTCCCTTCTTCTACCTGCCACTAATGTCCTTCCAAGGGGGCAGAAACTCATCTTCAAAG GCAAGGTTTTAGAAGACCCAGTTACATTGGCAGCATCTAATTTGAGTAATGGGTCCAAAGTTATGCTTGTGGCTTCTCAGGGTTTATATCAAGGG GATGGTCCTGTCCTGAAGAAAGCTCAGGTTGTTCCTCCTAGATCAAGGAAAGATAATCACTCAAGTTCTAGTAACGACGCGAAGAAAATTATGGTAAAGAACAGGTCCGAACGGTGGAAAGTAACAGGAGTTGTAGCACTGTCTGAATGCAACTTGGAG gcCATACCTGATGAGGTTTGGGTTTGTGGATCTTCTGCGAGAGTTCTAGATTGCAACAACAATATACTTAGAAATGTCCCCGTTGAAATTTCACAACTTACTCGTCTGGAG AAACTATTACTTAATGCCAATGACTTATCAGATGAATCAATTAATTGGGAAGGACTGACGAATCTGAAGTACTTAACAGTACTATCATTGAACCAGAACCA CTTAACTACTTTGCCATCTGCATTGGGATCGATAATCTCTTTGAGGGAGCTACATGTCTCCAACAATGAATTGGTTGGTCTTCCTGATGAAATAGGGCATCTTACACAGTTAGAAGTCTTGAAAGCCAACAATAATAG GATGAGTAAGATCAGTGAATTTATAGGAAACTGCCATTCTCTTGTTGAG GTTGATTTCTCATCAAATTTTCTGTCAGAATTGCCAGAGAAATTCAGTAGTTTTAACAATTTGAAG GCTTTGCATCTTAGTAACAATGGGATGAAATCTCTACCATCCAAACTATTCAAGACATGCTTACAGCTTTCCACATTGGATCTCCACAATACAGAAATAACTATTGATCTACTTCGTCAG TTTGAAGGATGGGACGATTTTGATGAGCGTCGTCGATCAAAGCATCAGAAACAAATAGAATTCCGAGTTGGAGTTTCTAGAGATTTTGATGAAGGTGCTGATAAAAACTAA